A stretch of Leucobacter aridicollis DNA encodes these proteins:
- a CDS encoding FecCD family ABC transporter permease: MNSTGRTSPTRRSSRAPILFAVLAVLLVLSVLVSAGTGQLAIPPQEVLGSILHRVGIDWLPLPSVPAGDEALWAIRFPRVAMAVLIGVGLSVSGLIMQAIFGNPLAEPGVIGISSGAAVGAGISIVFGLTVFGQWTTAILAFITGLIATLIVYSMSRAEGRTEVVTLVLTGIAVNAIGGAAIAALTFMGDTQSREAIVFWQLGSLKGMSWSQVLVVAPIIAIGLFAAYISSRKLDLLALGERNARHLGVNVELLRIGMILVVSLLVGAAVAFAGIISFVGLVIPHLMRMILGPAHLPLVTATALAGALLMTLADLAARTLVPMAELPIGILTALVGGPFFFWLLRRTRKRSGGWG; encoded by the coding sequence ATGAATAGCACAGGCCGCACTTCGCCAACACGACGGAGTAGTCGCGCACCCATCCTCTTCGCCGTCCTTGCGGTGCTGCTCGTCCTGAGCGTGCTCGTCTCGGCCGGGACGGGGCAACTCGCGATCCCGCCGCAGGAGGTGCTCGGCTCGATCCTGCACCGCGTTGGCATCGACTGGCTGCCGCTGCCGTCAGTTCCGGCGGGTGACGAGGCGCTGTGGGCGATCCGCTTCCCGCGCGTCGCGATGGCGGTGCTCATCGGTGTCGGCCTCTCAGTCTCCGGCCTCATCATGCAGGCGATCTTCGGCAACCCGCTCGCGGAGCCAGGCGTCATTGGCATCTCCTCCGGTGCCGCGGTTGGCGCGGGCATCTCGATCGTGTTCGGGCTCACCGTCTTCGGGCAGTGGACGACGGCGATCCTCGCGTTCATCACCGGCCTTATCGCGACGCTCATCGTCTACTCGATGAGCCGCGCCGAAGGCCGAACCGAGGTCGTGACGCTCGTGCTCACCGGTATCGCGGTGAACGCGATCGGCGGCGCCGCAATCGCTGCCCTCACGTTCATGGGCGATACCCAGTCGCGCGAGGCGATCGTGTTCTGGCAGCTCGGCAGCCTCAAGGGAATGAGCTGGTCGCAGGTGCTCGTCGTCGCGCCGATCATCGCCATCGGGCTGTTCGCCGCCTACATCTCGTCGCGCAAGCTCGACCTCCTCGCGCTCGGCGAGCGCAACGCGCGCCACCTCGGGGTGAATGTTGAGCTGCTGCGGATCGGCATGATCCTGGTCGTCTCCTTGCTCGTCGGCGCGGCCGTCGCATTCGCCGGCATCATCTCGTTCGTCGGGCTCGTGATCCCGCACCTCATGCGCATGATCCTCGGCCCCGCACACCTGCCGCTCGTGACGGCGACCGCGCTCGCCGGCGCGCTGCTCATGACGCTCGCTGACCTCGCCGCCCGGACGCTCGTGCCGATGGCCGAGCTCCCCATCGGCATTCTCACCGCGCTCGTCGGCGGACCGTTCTTCTTCTGGCTGCTCCGACGAACCCGCAAGCGCTCGGGAGGGTGGGGATAA
- a CDS encoding heme/hemin ABC transporter substrate-binding protein codes for MLKARTSRTRAALALALGLAIALTGCQTAGPNASGGGTETVELPPLASLTPLQNPLDYEGPTTAIVGAPSVTPLAEKPTAKLPVTVQSHDRTGDVPVEVTDTSRVLAISLTGTLADIVYNLGLGDQLIGRDATTTFPGSEDLPLVVTGGHDIEAESVLGLEPSVIFTDLSVGGIDFVNVMRNAGVPVIVVKRSVDPASAAEATQQLAEGLGVADAATELNAKVADAIAAKEEEVARLIPTDEAKRPRVAFLYVRGGAGIYYLFGEGSGVDTLLESLGVIDVAEEAGWKGERPMTDEALVKMDPDIILVMSKGLTSTEGVDGLIEAQPSIALTTAGKKRRIIDINDSMLFASAGRTPDVIDALARAIYAPDSL; via the coding sequence ATGCTCAAGGCTCGCACTTCTCGCACTCGGGCGGCACTCGCCCTCGCCCTGGGGCTCGCCATCGCCCTGACAGGCTGCCAGACGGCCGGGCCGAACGCATCGGGAGGCGGCACCGAGACTGTCGAGTTGCCGCCACTTGCTTCGCTCACCCCGCTTCAGAATCCGCTGGATTACGAGGGACCGACGACGGCGATCGTTGGCGCCCCCTCAGTCACGCCACTCGCGGAGAAGCCGACGGCGAAGCTTCCGGTGACGGTGCAGTCGCACGACCGCACCGGCGACGTCCCCGTCGAGGTGACGGACACGTCCCGCGTGCTCGCGATCTCGCTCACCGGCACCCTCGCCGACATCGTCTACAACCTGGGCCTCGGCGATCAGCTCATCGGCCGCGACGCGACGACAACGTTCCCCGGGTCAGAGGACCTCCCCCTCGTCGTGACCGGCGGCCACGACATTGAGGCGGAGTCCGTGCTCGGCCTGGAGCCCAGCGTGATCTTCACCGACCTCAGCGTCGGCGGCATCGATTTCGTGAACGTCATGCGCAACGCCGGCGTGCCAGTCATCGTCGTGAAACGGTCCGTCGATCCCGCGTCGGCAGCCGAGGCGACGCAGCAGCTCGCGGAGGGTCTCGGCGTCGCGGATGCCGCGACCGAGCTCAATGCGAAGGTCGCTGACGCCATCGCCGCCAAGGAGGAGGAAGTCGCCCGGCTGATCCCCACCGACGAGGCAAAGCGGCCGCGCGTCGCGTTCCTCTACGTCCGCGGTGGCGCGGGCATCTACTACCTCTTCGGAGAGGGCAGCGGAGTCGACACGCTGCTCGAGTCGCTCGGCGTGATCGACGTCGCCGAGGAGGCTGGATGGAAGGGCGAGCGCCCGATGACCGATGAAGCGCTCGTCAAGATGGATCCCGACATCATTCTCGTCATGTCGAAGGGCCTCACGAGCACGGAGGGCGTTGACGGCCTCATCGAGGCGCAGCCGAGCATCGCGCTCACGACAGCGGGCAAGAAGCGCAGGATCATCGACATCAACGACTCGATGCTCTTCGCGAGCGCCGGCCGCACCCCTGATGTGATCGACGCACTCGCACGCGCGATCTATGCGCCCGACTCGCTCTAG
- a CDS encoding LytR C-terminal domain-containing protein: MTQEHEAAHGVRSRRAAASEYPADRFDEIPAGGRIGAHRVTAQPRVTWHFVLGGLIGAALLTTIGIVGVTIAGSAGTLPLPSSQGPATADTKVKPKLNPEATVAVLDGTTAEGATAQALATVITDEKWGTIVLAGPAADTDTAISAVFYADAANEAAALGLAEKLGGVSTYLNADYAEGDSDLVVLIGADYAGPGKSAN; encoded by the coding sequence GTGACACAGGAACACGAGGCGGCGCACGGCGTACGTTCGCGACGCGCCGCGGCTTCCGAGTACCCGGCAGACCGGTTCGACGAGATCCCGGCGGGCGGTCGCATCGGCGCCCACCGCGTGACGGCCCAGCCGCGCGTGACCTGGCACTTCGTGCTTGGCGGCCTGATCGGAGCTGCCCTCCTGACGACAATCGGCATCGTCGGCGTGACGATTGCCGGCTCGGCTGGCACCCTCCCGTTGCCCTCCTCGCAGGGCCCCGCAACCGCTGACACGAAGGTCAAGCCGAAACTCAACCCCGAGGCGACGGTCGCAGTGCTCGACGGCACCACCGCCGAGGGCGCGACTGCGCAGGCGCTCGCCACCGTCATCACTGACGAAAAGTGGGGCACGATCGTGCTCGCCGGACCGGCCGCGGACACTGACACCGCGATCTCGGCGGTCTTCTACGCCGATGCCGCGAACGAGGCGGCGGCGCTCGGACTCGCTGAGAAGCTCGGCGGCGTCTCCACGTATCTGAACGCCGACTACGCGGAGGGTGACTCCGACCTCGTGGTGCTCATCGGCGCCGACTACGCTGGCCCCGGCAAGTCCGCGAACTAG
- the groL gene encoding chaperonin GroEL (60 kDa chaperone family; promotes refolding of misfolded polypeptides especially under stressful conditions; forms two stacked rings of heptamers to form a barrel-shaped 14mer; ends can be capped by GroES; misfolded proteins enter the barrel where they are refolded when GroES binds), which produces MAKMIAFDEEARRGLERGLNILADTVKVTLGPRGRNVVLEKKWGAPTITNDGVSIAKEIELDDPYEKIGAELVKEVAKKTDDVAGDGTTTATVLAQALVREGLRNVAAGSDPIALKKGIEKAVAAVITELHANSKEIETTAEIAATASISAADEQIGALIAEAIDKVGKEGVVTVEESNTFGTELELTEGMRFDKGYLSAYFVTDADRQEVVFEDPYILVVNSKVSNIKDLLPVVDPVIQSGKQLLIIAEDVEGEALATLVLNKIRGIFKSAAVKAPGFGDRRKAMLQDIAILTGGQVISEEVGLKLENATLDMLGTARKVIITKDETTIVQGGGEKEAVEGRVQQIRREIDNTDSDYDREKLQERLAKLAGGVAVIKAGAATEVELKERKHRIEDAVRNAKAAVEEGIVPGGGVALIQAGAKAFANLELTGEEATGAAIVQVAIEAPLKQIALNAGLEPGVVAHKVSELPVGQGLNAATGEYVDMLAAGINDPVKVTRSALQNAASIAGLFLTTEAVVADKPEPAAPMAADPGAGMDF; this is translated from the coding sequence ATGGCAAAGATGATTGCGTTTGACGAAGAGGCACGTCGTGGCCTGGAGCGGGGCCTCAACATCCTCGCTGACACTGTCAAGGTGACGCTGGGCCCGCGCGGCCGCAACGTCGTCCTTGAGAAGAAGTGGGGCGCCCCGACGATCACCAACGATGGCGTCTCGATCGCCAAGGAGATCGAGCTCGACGATCCGTACGAGAAGATCGGCGCTGAGCTCGTCAAGGAGGTCGCGAAGAAGACCGACGACGTCGCAGGCGACGGCACCACCACCGCAACCGTGCTCGCTCAGGCGCTCGTGCGCGAGGGCCTCCGCAACGTTGCTGCGGGCAGCGACCCCATCGCTCTGAAGAAGGGCATCGAGAAGGCAGTGGCTGCGGTCATCACCGAGCTGCACGCAAACTCGAAGGAGATCGAGACCACCGCCGAGATCGCGGCAACCGCTTCGATCTCCGCAGCTGACGAGCAGATCGGCGCGCTGATCGCCGAGGCTATCGACAAGGTCGGCAAGGAGGGCGTCGTCACCGTCGAGGAGTCGAACACATTCGGCACCGAGCTCGAGCTCACCGAGGGCATGCGCTTCGACAAGGGCTACCTCTCGGCGTACTTCGTCACCGACGCTGACCGCCAGGAAGTCGTCTTCGAGGACCCCTACATCCTCGTCGTCAACAGCAAGGTCTCGAACATTAAGGACCTGCTCCCCGTTGTCGATCCGGTTATCCAGTCGGGCAAGCAGCTCCTCATCATCGCTGAGGACGTCGAGGGCGAGGCACTCGCTACGCTCGTGCTCAACAAGATCCGCGGCATCTTCAAGTCGGCAGCCGTCAAGGCTCCGGGCTTCGGTGATCGCCGCAAGGCAATGCTGCAGGACATCGCGATCCTCACCGGCGGCCAGGTCATCTCGGAAGAGGTCGGCCTGAAGCTCGAGAACGCAACGCTCGACATGCTCGGCACCGCCCGCAAGGTCATCATCACCAAGGATGAGACCACCATCGTTCAGGGTGGCGGCGAGAAGGAAGCAGTCGAGGGCCGCGTGCAGCAGATCCGCCGCGAGATCGACAACACCGACAGCGACTACGACCGGGAGAAGCTCCAGGAGCGCCTCGCGAAGCTCGCTGGCGGCGTTGCAGTCATCAAGGCTGGCGCAGCGACCGAGGTTGAGCTCAAGGAGCGCAAGCACCGCATCGAGGACGCAGTCCGCAACGCGAAGGCAGCAGTCGAGGAGGGCATCGTCCCCGGCGGCGGCGTCGCACTCATCCAGGCTGGCGCCAAGGCGTTCGCGAACCTCGAGCTCACCGGCGAAGAGGCTACCGGCGCGGCAATCGTGCAGGTCGCTATCGAGGCTCCGCTCAAGCAGATCGCCCTCAACGCAGGCCTCGAGCCCGGCGTTGTGGCACACAAGGTCTCTGAGCTCCCCGTCGGCCAGGGCCTGAACGCAGCAACCGGCGAGTACGTCGACATGCTCGCAGCCGGCATCAACGACCCGGTAAAGGTCACCCGTTCGGCGCTGCAGAACGCTGCATCGATCGCTGGCCTCTTCCTCACCACCGAGGCAGTCGTCGCCGACAAGCCCGAGCCCGCTGCTCCCATGGCAGCTGACCCGGGTGCAGGCATGGACTTCTAA
- a CDS encoding HtaA domain-containing protein — MSDRRQRRAVSAGFTAALLVAGGLVVGPAGAASAQTTAADSCAVSGAELRWGVKESFRNYISGSIANGEWTTENGASYETPAFSWPNGAGAVAPELDSGSVKFTGDVHFTGHGGLMKLDIRDPELVFTGSESAQLVLGMGSTDTDEAELTYERVVAGKVDLAGYDAGEGSTLSIPSAQVRLTAEGAAALNGDYGDYVAGAEVDPLSLTMTVSGCDLASSTATQPPAAEAETAAPEAPEATTPAPEQPVPWIPIIIGGVALIAIGVTSGMLIADRRKNAAPDQKAEGPEGPTD, encoded by the coding sequence GTGAGCGACCGACGTCAGCGCCGAGCAGTCTCGGCGGGATTCACCGCCGCCCTATTGGTTGCTGGGGGCCTTGTCGTTGGACCGGCAGGCGCCGCGAGTGCCCAGACGACGGCTGCCGACTCCTGTGCAGTCTCGGGTGCTGAACTGCGGTGGGGAGTGAAGGAGAGCTTCCGCAACTACATCAGTGGAAGCATCGCAAACGGCGAGTGGACAACGGAGAACGGCGCAAGCTACGAGACCCCGGCCTTTAGCTGGCCGAACGGCGCGGGCGCTGTAGCACCTGAGCTTGACTCAGGGTCGGTGAAGTTTACGGGCGATGTGCACTTCACAGGTCACGGCGGCCTGATGAAACTCGACATCCGGGACCCTGAGCTCGTCTTCACTGGCTCGGAATCCGCTCAGCTCGTTCTGGGAATGGGATCGACTGACACCGACGAAGCCGAGCTCACCTATGAGCGTGTTGTCGCGGGAAAGGTTGACCTCGCCGGATACGACGCAGGGGAGGGCTCGACGCTGTCGATTCCCAGCGCGCAGGTGAGGCTCACAGCCGAGGGCGCGGCGGCACTCAACGGCGACTACGGAGATTACGTCGCGGGCGCCGAGGTAGATCCGCTGTCGCTCACGATGACGGTGAGCGGGTGTGACCTCGCATCTTCAACCGCGACGCAGCCTCCAGCTGCGGAGGCCGAGACGGCCGCGCCCGAAGCGCCTGAAGCCACAACACCGGCTCCCGAACAACCCGTTCCCTGGATCCCGATCATTATCGGAGGTGTGGCTCTCATTGCGATTGGCGTGACCTCGGGAATGCTCATCGCTGATAGGCGCAAGAACGCTGCCCCTGATCAGAAGGCGGAGGGGCCGGAGGGCCCGACCGACTAG
- a CDS encoding HtaA domain-containing protein, with amino-acid sequence MSTLTEKTGRFGAGALAIVTSILVVLSGLLVVPTAQAAEGPTITVSPSENLDPAVEQTLTVTGAGFVGDAATTKNGVYVLFGEKNIWAGGGPLVADGWIAQGWVQARNIVDGAFTTTLKVPANTLDPAKEYHVATSAAHELSGTVRALDSFAPVTVQQPAPVAVATATSLSVSAQSVTVGDKLTLTATVAPAADGTVIFSDAGTQLGDAQPVVDGVATLTTGSLSVGAHAIRATFVPADPAAFVGSVSAEESVVVTEKTTPEPVKASIEASVVEATEAGLQVSATVKNIVLRDAADVPDTGKADAGVYVGIIEKDRVADYGKDSAAGAAQDFAYKTFIKDGAVTRSIPVPVAKLDRSKQYVAVTWLAHGMLNDGRYLGQVDLAVSEAQWDSVFGSPKASIEASVVEATEAGLQVSATVKNIVLRDAADVPDTGKADAGVYVGIIEKDRVADYGKDSAAGAAQDFAYKTFIKDGAVTRSIPVPAAKLDRSKQYVAVTWLAHGMLNDSRYLGQVDLAVSEAQWDSVFPKAFAPDVRLFKADGVTPLDPAEEVNPGDEIVVRGTGFDPSSNVNLGRPPVTSGDPAGNYVVFGAFAQDWSPAGGAAGTQRVVADQRWAMTDETFVNIAPMYKPMVAAQRVQLTAAGTFEARLQAKDIPEGKTVPAGGSYGVFVYAAGTASNAAQEFGLRLNYKEERPTKPVYKPALSVFLADGTTEYTNQELKAGDKLVVRGTGFDPYANKPANSSGGVPIPNSLPQGTFVVFGSFAENWQPSKGASAATRTMNKDSRKWALAKDTLDAIPESFRETIRKEWVQIDPATGSFETEITLNAPEEALAKGTYGIYTYAGGAGQVANAFQELSVPVNFKTAGTVDPEPSVTEGDLTWAFSTGWNAYVRGIANGTITATAGAKTDAAGNTTYTQVKGGTYDVKTGTGSIYFAGTVRYVSEAHGFDIALRNPQITFTSKSAATLSIEVSRDDAAGTSAMKRIKFATIAPGELVKSEDGRLSWAGATGVFASNLQIEAWEQYANKATAPLSFSYGAEAEVPVGPTEPTKPVKPKPTPKPTPKPRPVDTAQQAGSLSWGISSGFRDYTTGRIAKGSISTTGVGASGGAYLFPQASGGSWNKQAQTGSVQYSGVVTFSGHRGLMTETFSNPVITVTSATSGTISAGGRSFALDLGSASKSVGANGAVTWSGVPVSGAISGGGSAGGGTGGGSFAVDPLTFTVGSASRVSYGSTTQTEQKAARQAAATPPTTEGIRVITPADEIVPGGEIEFVAAGFEPDERDILVVLYSDPIVLDEKAGASSVGEVRWIGMLPDDIAPGEHTITLQGSKDAGAVIKVVKEKPKKKAPVVNQEEASADVSTQRVNTAAPVASDGPVWMWWVGAGALVALAGAMGVVLANQRRAAAAATVGSGTTPSA; translated from the coding sequence GTGAGTACACTCACCGAGAAAACCGGGCGCTTCGGCGCCGGAGCGCTCGCAATCGTCACGTCAATCCTCGTCGTTCTGAGCGGCCTCCTCGTCGTGCCCACGGCACAGGCGGCTGAGGGCCCGACGATCACGGTTTCCCCGTCCGAGAACCTCGATCCGGCGGTAGAGCAGACGCTGACGGTCACAGGGGCCGGCTTTGTGGGCGATGCAGCGACCACAAAGAATGGCGTGTACGTGCTCTTCGGTGAGAAGAACATCTGGGCGGGTGGTGGCCCGCTCGTCGCAGACGGTTGGATCGCACAGGGCTGGGTCCAGGCGAGGAACATCGTCGATGGCGCTTTCACCACGACGCTTAAGGTTCCGGCGAACACGCTCGATCCTGCCAAGGAATACCATGTCGCTACGTCAGCCGCCCACGAGCTCTCCGGCACCGTGCGCGCGCTTGATTCCTTCGCGCCCGTGACAGTCCAGCAACCGGCGCCCGTTGCGGTGGCAACCGCAACCTCGCTGTCGGTATCGGCACAGTCAGTCACGGTGGGCGATAAGCTCACGCTCACGGCGACAGTTGCGCCCGCAGCCGACGGAACCGTTATCTTCTCTGACGCGGGCACTCAGCTCGGAGACGCTCAGCCGGTTGTTGACGGTGTGGCGACACTCACCACTGGAAGCCTTTCTGTGGGGGCGCACGCGATTCGCGCGACGTTCGTGCCGGCGGACCCGGCAGCGTTTGTCGGGTCAGTCTCGGCTGAAGAATCCGTGGTGGTTACGGAGAAGACGACCCCTGAACCAGTGAAGGCGTCGATTGAGGCGTCGGTGGTTGAGGCGACCGAGGCTGGCTTGCAGGTGTCGGCGACGGTGAAGAACATTGTGCTTCGCGATGCCGCCGATGTTCCTGACACTGGCAAGGCTGATGCTGGCGTGTATGTCGGGATCATTGAGAAGGATCGTGTTGCCGACTATGGCAAGGATTCTGCCGCGGGTGCTGCGCAGGACTTCGCCTACAAGACGTTCATCAAGGATGGTGCGGTTACGCGGAGTATTCCGGTTCCTGTTGCGAAGCTGGATCGTTCGAAGCAGTATGTTGCGGTGACGTGGCTTGCGCATGGCATGTTGAACGACGGCCGGTACTTGGGGCAGGTTGATCTTGCGGTGTCGGAGGCCCAGTGGGACAGCGTCTTTGGTTCGCCGAAGGCGTCGATTGAGGCGTCGGTGGTTGAGGCGACCGAGGCTGGCTTGCAGGTGTCGGCGACGGTGAAGAACATTGTGCTTCGCGATGCCGCCGATGTTCCTGACACTGGCAAGGCTGATGCTGGCGTGTATGTCGGGATCATTGAGAAGGATCGTGTTGCCGACTATGGCAAGGATTCTGCCGCGGGTGCTGCGCAGGACTTCGCCTACAAGACGTTCATCAAGGATGGTGCGGTTACGCGGAGTATTCCGGTTCCGGCTGCGAAGCTGGATCGTTCGAAGCAGTATGTTGCGGTGACGTGGCTTGCGCATGGCATGTTGAATGACAGCCGGTACTTGGGGCAGGTTGATCTCGCGGTGTCGGAGGCCCAGTGGGACAGCGTGTTCCCAAAGGCATTCGCGCCTGACGTTCGGCTGTTCAAGGCCGATGGAGTCACTCCGCTCGACCCTGCGGAAGAGGTGAACCCTGGCGACGAGATCGTCGTGCGGGGAACAGGTTTTGACCCGAGTTCAAACGTGAACCTGGGACGCCCGCCGGTGACCTCCGGCGACCCCGCTGGAAACTACGTAGTGTTCGGTGCCTTCGCACAGGATTGGAGCCCGGCAGGCGGTGCCGCCGGGACCCAGCGCGTCGTCGCTGACCAGCGGTGGGCGATGACAGACGAGACCTTCGTCAACATCGCTCCAATGTACAAGCCGATGGTTGCGGCCCAGCGTGTCCAGCTCACCGCTGCAGGCACCTTCGAAGCCCGGCTGCAGGCAAAGGACATTCCTGAGGGCAAGACCGTGCCCGCCGGTGGCTCGTACGGAGTGTTCGTTTACGCGGCCGGGACCGCCTCGAACGCGGCGCAGGAGTTCGGCCTGCGCTTGAACTACAAGGAAGAGCGTCCGACGAAGCCGGTGTACAAGCCTGCGCTCAGCGTGTTCCTCGCAGATGGAACCACGGAGTACACGAATCAGGAGCTGAAGGCCGGAGACAAGCTAGTTGTACGCGGCACGGGATTCGACCCGTACGCGAACAAGCCGGCAAATAGCTCGGGTGGAGTCCCGATTCCTAATTCGCTTCCGCAGGGAACATTCGTCGTGTTCGGAAGTTTTGCCGAGAACTGGCAGCCTTCGAAGGGTGCCTCCGCTGCAACTCGGACGATGAACAAGGATTCACGCAAGTGGGCCCTTGCCAAGGACACGCTCGATGCTATCCCTGAGTCGTTCCGCGAGACGATTCGCAAGGAATGGGTGCAGATTGATCCTGCCACCGGATCATTCGAGACCGAGATCACGCTTAATGCCCCAGAGGAGGCCCTCGCGAAGGGCACCTACGGGATTTACACCTACGCTGGCGGTGCGGGCCAAGTGGCTAACGCTTTCCAGGAACTCAGCGTTCCGGTGAACTTCAAGACGGCAGGGACTGTGGACCCCGAGCCCTCGGTCACGGAGGGTGACCTGACCTGGGCGTTCAGCACCGGGTGGAATGCCTACGTTCGAGGAATTGCGAACGGAACCATCACAGCCACGGCTGGTGCGAAGACCGACGCGGCCGGAAACACGACGTACACGCAGGTTAAGGGCGGCACATACGACGTTAAGACCGGTACCGGGTCGATCTACTTCGCGGGAACCGTGCGATATGTAAGCGAGGCTCACGGGTTTGATATTGCCTTGCGGAACCCGCAGATTACATTTACCTCGAAGTCAGCTGCGACGCTGAGCATCGAGGTGTCGCGGGACGACGCTGCTGGTACGTCAGCCATGAAGCGCATCAAATTTGCCACGATCGCTCCCGGTGAGCTCGTCAAGAGCGAGGACGGGCGTTTGAGCTGGGCTGGCGCGACGGGAGTGTTCGCGAGCAACCTGCAGATCGAGGCCTGGGAACAGTACGCCAACAAGGCGACCGCGCCGCTCTCGTTCAGCTACGGTGCCGAGGCTGAAGTCCCGGTCGGGCCGACCGAGCCGACCAAGCCGGTGAAGCCCAAGCCCACACCGAAGCCCACACCGAAGCCGCGCCCGGTCGATACTGCGCAACAGGCAGGTTCGCTGAGCTGGGGTATCTCGTCCGGCTTCCGCGACTACACCACTGGGCGGATTGCAAAGGGATCGATCAGCACGACCGGCGTTGGCGCCAGCGGTGGGGCGTACCTCTTCCCGCAAGCGAGCGGGGGCTCCTGGAACAAGCAGGCGCAGACTGGCAGTGTCCAGTACTCCGGTGTGGTGACGTTTAGTGGTCATAGGGGCCTCATGACAGAGACCTTCTCGAACCCGGTTATCACGGTCACGAGTGCCACCTCGGGAACCATCTCCGCTGGCGGTCGCAGTTTCGCACTGGACCTCGGCTCAGCAAGCAAGAGCGTCGGAGCCAACGGCGCCGTTACTTGGAGCGGTGTGCCTGTGAGCGGTGCAATCTCCGGTGGAGGCAGTGCGGGCGGTGGCACGGGCGGGGGATCTTTCGCAGTGGACCCGCTTACCTTCACCGTTGGATCTGCCAGCCGCGTGAGCTACGGTTCAACGACCCAGACCGAACAGAAGGCCGCCCGTCAGGCCGCGGCGACGCCTCCGACAACTGAGGGCATTCGCGTTATCACGCCGGCCGACGAGATCGTTCCCGGCGGTGAGATCGAGTTTGTCGCGGCGGGCTTTGAACCGGACGAACGAGACATCCTCGTGGTGCTCTACTCTGACCCGATCGTTCTTGACGAGAAGGCCGGGGCGAGCTCGGTCGGTGAGGTCCGATGGATCGGCATGCTCCCCGACGATATCGCCCCAGGTGAGCACACCATCACGCTTCAGGGCAGCAAGGACGCCGGTGCGGTGATCAAGGTTGTCAAGGAGAAGCCGAAGAAGAAGGCTCCGGTGGTTAACCAGGAGGAAGCGAGCGCGGACGTGTCGACGCAGCGTGTGAACACTGCTGCGCCGGTGGCCTCGGATGGACCCGTGTGGATGTGGTGGGTGGGCGCCGGTGCGCTTGTTGCCCTCGCCGGAGCGATGGGCGTGGTCCTCGCGAATCAGCGACGCGCAGCAGCGGCTGCTACCGTCGGTAGTGGCACCACGCCAAGCGCATGA
- the msrB gene encoding peptide-methionine (R)-S-oxide reductase MsrB: MSAIGEGNYPFQLSESEWRERLTPDEYAILREAATERAGTGELLGQWGDGLYSCRGCGAELFQSGTKFESHCGWPSFYESINPDAVELLEDTTLGQVRTEVRCANCGSHLGHVFPDGFGTPTGNRFCMNSLALGFEGPAS; the protein is encoded by the coding sequence ATGTCTGCCATTGGCGAGGGCAACTACCCGTTCCAGCTCAGCGAGAGCGAGTGGCGCGAGCGCCTCACACCGGACGAGTACGCCATTCTGCGCGAGGCCGCGACCGAACGCGCCGGCACCGGCGAACTCCTCGGTCAGTGGGGCGACGGGCTGTACTCGTGCCGCGGCTGCGGTGCCGAGCTCTTCCAGAGCGGCACGAAGTTCGAGTCGCACTGCGGCTGGCCGAGCTTCTACGAGAGCATCAACCCCGACGCCGTCGAGTTGCTCGAGGACACGACGCTGGGGCAGGTCCGCACTGAGGTGCGCTGCGCGAACTGCGGCTCGCACCTTGGCCACGTGTTCCCCGACGGCTTCGGCACCCCGACCGGCAACCGGTTCTGCATGAACTCCCTCGCCCTCGGGTTCGAGGGTCCGGCCTCGTAA